One Helianthus annuus cultivar XRQ/B chromosome 7, HanXRQr2.0-SUNRISE, whole genome shotgun sequence genomic region harbors:
- the LOC110887585 gene encoding uncharacterized protein LOC110887585 — MPFGLKNAGATYQTLMNETFKDAIGKYIEVYMDDLVIMSNEESMMLVNIQKTFDTLRGIGIKLNPVKCSFDMEEVKFLGFIVTKDGFKVNPEKVQAIERMPLPSTIKEMHKLAGRLAALNRFLANHAAKSFPFIKTLRNCMKKSQFQWTPEAESAFREMKDCLIKLPTLTAPVKGEPLVLYLSASDRAVGAVLLVDRQGVQTPVYYVSRTLTDPETRYAIMEKLVLALVHASRWLRSYFANHVIHVLTNYNIGNILTRPEISGRLAKWAIELGGHNVVFRPRPAIKGQVLADFMTEVPDDKDREYKAMEKAEKQQVEEPWLLYTDGASNEDGAGAGLRLVSPDKHEFTYAIRLDFKSMNNEAEYEAFLAGLRLAIKMGVRHIEAHVDSKLVAGKINKQYEAKGDVMALYLSQAKTLLQTFYSYKVHHINRSENKPADALSKLASTSFQHLAKDVRIEVLSNPSVPLREVSVIQVGTTSWMTPIMAYLQSGILRENKVEARKVQYKAEHYQMADGILYRKSYLGPLLRCVDPEDANYLIREIHEGICGIHVGPRMVVAKVMNAGYYWPGMHLDAVKELRKCSGCQRHAPKTMRPKNELVPVTTAWPFQQWGIDMVGPFPEAQALSNL, encoded by the coding sequence ATGCCTTTCGGCCTAAAGAATGCAGGGGCGACCTACCAGACATTGATGAATGAAACATTCAAAGATGCCATCGGCAAGTATATCGAAGTGTATATGGACGACTTGGTGATTATGAGTAACGAAGAAAGTATGATGCTGGTGAATATCCAAAAGACATTCGACACCTTGCGCGGTATAGGTATCAAGCTAAACCCAGTGAAATGCTCTTTCGACATGGAAGAAGTGAAATTCCTGGGTTTCATTGTTACAAAAGATGGTTTCAAGGTAAATCCTGAGAAAGTACAAGCAATCGAGAGAATGCCTTTGCCATCGACCATCAAAGAAATGCACAAGTTGGCAGGACGTTTAGCAGCACTGAACCGCTTCCTGGCCAATCACGCGGCTAAGTCTTTCCCGTTTATCAAAACACTTCGTAACTGCATGAAGAAAAGCCAATTTCAATGGACTCCGGAAGCTGAAAGCGcattccgcgagatgaaagattgCCTCATCAAACTGCCAACATTAACTGCACCAGTCAAGGGAGAACCCTTGGTGCTATACTTGTCAGCCTCCGACAGAGCAGTAGGAGCAGTATTACTCGTTGATCGACAAGGCGTCCAAACACCAGTTTACTATGTGTCACGAACCTTGACCGACCCAGAAACCCGGTATGCCATCATGGAGAAACTAGTACTCGCATTAGTCCATGCATCAAGATGGCTGCGCAGCTACTTTGCCAACCACGTCATTCACGTGCTAACAAACTACAATATTGGCAACATCCTCACAAGGCCAGAGATTTCAGGAAGACTAGCAAAGTGGGCGATAGAACTCGGGGGCCATAATGTGGTTTTCAGGCCAAGACCAGCAATCAAGGGCCAAGTGCTAGCAGACTTCATGACAGAAGTACCCGACGACAAGGATCGGGAGTATAAAGCAATGGAAAAAGCCGAAAAACAGCAAGTAGAAGAACCATGGCTGTTATACACAGACGGCGCGTCTAACGAAGACGGCGCAGGCGCAGGTCTTCGACTGGTGAGCCCTGACAAACATGAATTCACATACGCCATACGTTTGGATTTCAAGAGCATGAACAATGAAGCCGAATATGAAGCTTTCCTGGCTGGCTTAAGATTGGCAATCAAAATGGGAGTTAGACACATCGAAGCGCATGTAGACTCCAAGTTAGTGGCCGGGAAAATCAACAAGCAATACGAAGCAAAAGGAGATGTAATGGCACTCTACCTGAGTCAAGCAAAGACATTGCTACAAACCTTTTATTCCTACAAAGTGCACCATATTAACAGAAGCGAGAACAAACCGGCAGACGCGCTAAGTAAGCTCGCATCAACAAGTTTTCAGCACCTAGCAAAGGACGTGCGCATAGAAGTTTTGAGCAACCCATCAGTGCCACTAAGGGAAGTAAGCGTCATTCAAGTAGGAACAACGTCATGGATGACTCCGATAATGGCATACCTTCAATCCGGGATACTCCGGGAGAACAAAGTTGAAGCGAGGAAAGTCCAGTACAAGGCTGAACATTATCAGATGGCTGATGGAATTttataccgaaagtcatacctTGGGCCGTTGTTGAGATGCGTTGACCCCGAAGACGCAAACTACTTGATCAGAGAAATACATGAAGGAATCTGTGGTATACATGTCGGGCCGAGAATGGTGGTGGCAAAAGTGATGAACGCTGGGTACTACTGGCCTGGGATGCATTTAGACGCAGTAAAAGAGTTGAGGAAATGCAGTGGATGCCAAAGACATGCTCCCAAGACGATGCGCCCCAAAAATGAATTGGTACCAGTCACAACTGCATGGCCTTTTCAACAATGGGGAATAGATATGGTTGGCCCCTTCCCAGAAGCCCAGGCGCTGTCAAATTTATAA
- the LOC110889248 gene encoding uncharacterized serine-rich protein C215.13: MAAKRRSSALDDIGSGGPMRRIRQKANLQSQQSSLSRDKSQLGSTQKLLLRNEPEPNAFKAVEETGEISKRNQSYGSVPTESSKMALKIFEQLKRMSPKEQPSGSKLAGTGTTENVDSLIGLSSSQDKQKSEGKGKHRVLFSDAREPTFQSKDTVEENGSKNIVSVDGNVKVPVETKAGSATKRAFSMSAHEDTLDLDDENHSNGHANISVGVNKKLGASVLANKGVSTKFALPESKKGAISPGSSVVNNQKIGFYVPALTSSSSTQSTVLSQPTSVVDTVKVTPPNKPTVFPTFGMVKANVSPDAKPLGATSFINSTMNNDNGNSQKPENLFGSSGSSSSAIPTTASANGVFSFGVSTNNSAIINGTSSSPSIFASSFSFQSFGTNTNNVSSSSSSTVLSSTTTTTAVSSTFATSVSASAFSFGSATASSTTLSNGGSIFGFSSPSTTLTANGSQAAFTAVTQAVPFKFGSGTSETPSSASAGSLFSSSAPSFGLTSVATSSGGSTSSSTTMFSSGSSATPSFGLSSTVASSETKSSGSGFGSTLSFGVNSTVASSETKSGSSNAGASTGSSLFSFSSKLSSPAPVFGNSTPVFGTSPPSNTDQMSMEDSMADDSNQTPSPAPAFGQASSGTPPGFMFGSVTPTTGQPPGFLFGAQINQPQAPSQSPFPATQFSAGGRFSLGSGGGDKSNRRVVRVKRQTRRK, encoded by the exons ATG GCTGCAAAACGTAGGAGTTCTGCACTCGATGATATTGGGTCTGGTGGTCCCATGCGTAGAATTAGACAGAAGGCCAATCTACAATCACAGCAAAGCTCGCTCTCTCGGGATAAAAGTCAACTTGGTTCAACTCAAAAGCTGCTTTTACGTAACGAACCCGAGCCGAATGCTTTTAAGGCAGTAGAGGAAACTGGGGAGATCAGTAAGCGTAACCAAAGTTACGGTTCGGTTCCTACAGAGTCTAGTAAAATGGCGTTAAAAATATTCGAACAACTCAAAAGAATGAGTCCGAAGGAACAACCTTCAGGATCCAAGCTAGCTGGGACTGGAACTACTGAGAACGTAGACTCGCTAATAGGTTTATCAAGCTCTCAAGATAAGCAGAAATCAGAGGGTAAAGGTAAACATCGCGTGTTGTTTTCGGATGCTCGTGAGCCAACCTTTCAAAGCAAAGACACTGTTGAAGAAAATGGTTCAAAAAATATTGTTTCCGTTGATGGAAATGTTAAAGTGCCAGTTGAAACAAAAGCTGGGTCTGCAACGAAACGAGCTTTTTCAATGAGTGCTCATGAG GATACTCTGGATCTAGATGATGAAAACCATTCTAACGGGCATGCAAATATCTCAGTCGGTGTAAATAAGAAGCTGGGGGCATCTGTGTTAGCAAACAAGGGCGTTTCTACTAAGTTTGCACTACCTGAGTCCAAAAAAGGTGCCATATCTCCTGGTAGTTCTGTTGTTAATAACCAGAAGATCGGTTTTTACGTACCTGCTTTGACTTCGTCGAGCAGTACTCAGTCAACAGTGCTTTCTCAACCAACCTCCGTAGTTGATACAGTTAAAGTTACTCCTCCGAATAAACCTACAGTTTTCCCAACTTTTGGAATGGTTAAAGCAAATGTTAGTCCTGACGCGAAACCACTTGGCGCAACCAG CTTTATTAATTCAACCATGAATAATGATAATGGCAACAGTCAGAAGCCGGAAAATTTGTTTGGTAGTTCAGGATCTTCGTCCTCTGCTATCCCGACAACTGCATCAGCAAATGGTGTATTTTCATTTGGTGTCTCAACGAATAATTCCGCTATTATTAACGGGACTTCTTCAAGTCCATCAATTTTTGCTTCTTCGTTTTCTTTTCAATCTTTCGGAACCAACACAAACAATGTTTCCAGTAGTAGCTCATCCACTGTTCTTTCTTCTACCACCACTACTACAGCTGTTAGCAGTACTTTTGCGACATCTGTGTCTGCATCCGCATTTAGTTTTGGGTCTGCAACTGCTTCATCAACTACATTGAGCAACGGTGGTAGCATATTTGGATTCAGTTCTCCATCAACTACATTAACCGCCAACGGATCTCAGGCTGCATTTACTGCCGTTACACAGGCGGTCCCATTCAAGTTTGGCTCAGGGACTAGCGAGACACCATCATCCGCTTCAGCGGGGTCTCTTTTTAGTTCTTCAGCTCCTAGTTTTGGTCTTACTTCTGTCGCCACCTCATCTGGCGGCTCGACCAGTAGTTCCACCACCATGTTCAGTTCTGGCTCCAGTGCAACACCAAGTTTTGGACTTAGCTCTACTGTCGCCTCATCGGAGACCAAATCTAGTGGCTCTGGTTTCGGTTCAACACTGAGTTTTGGAGTTAACTCTACTGTTGCTTCGTCAGAGACCAAATCTG GATCATCTAACGCAGGTGCTTCAACGGGATCATCCTTGTTCTCATTTTCTTCAAAACTGTCTTCTCCTGCTCCAGTTTTCGGAAACTCGACTCCTGTTTTCGGAACTTCGCCCCCTAGTAACACTGATCAAATGAGCATGGAAGACAGTATGGCCGATGACTCCAACCAAACACCAAGTCCAGCGCCTGCTTTCGGTCAAGCTTCCAGCGGCACACCACCGGGTTTCATGTTTGGTTCCGTCACGCCGACAACGGGTCAGCCACCTGGTTTCTTGTTCGGTGCGCAGATAAACCAACCGCAAGCACCGTCTCAGAGTCCTTTTCCGGCAACACAGTTTAGTGCGGGAGGAAGGTTCTCGTTAGGTAGCGGTGGAGGGGACAAGTCTAATAGAAGGGTTGTTAGAGTTAAAAGACAGACCAGGAGGAAATGA